In the Populus trichocarpa isolate Nisqually-1 chromosome 1, P.trichocarpa_v4.1, whole genome shotgun sequence genome, TCCCATgcctaaaaaaacaagaagaagaacaaatagCTTTTCGAAATGGATTTAGTTTCAAGGTAAATGAAACTTCTATggtttaatgaaaataaagaaaaaaaaattattctatttgaACAAGAAAAGATAGTTGAAAGAAAACATGACCCTTCTCTTATAGCTCTAGCTTGGTGGTGGGAATTGAAGCCTAAAGGAGGGAAAGTGTGAAGACAAAGAGAAAGACAATCGTCGGTAGGATTATTCTTTGGGAGTTCCTCAGTCAATCCcactaaagaaacaaaaagaacagattgaaaaagaaggagaaaatgtCACCACCATCACCGGCGTTACTATTAGAAATTTATTGACGTGTAATTTACAGTTCAACTATACGTTCATACACggaaagaaatgatttttttaagtttttggtaTGATGGATTGTATGCCATGTTCACATTACTAGCAATGTGACAATTTCCTTTTGATCTTAGAGAGGGGGCCCTTTCAGTCAACGTTCATAAAGGGTCAATGGAGGAAAGCCAAGGGAACTATCATCTTTTGTACTTTCTCTTTATCAAAACTTGGTCCCATAAGAGAGATTTTCGTCACCAAAGTGAAGGGATGCATCTCCTTCAACAAGGGACATCCATCATCGCCTGGGATGTATCGATCCCAGGCCAGATTCAAGGGACAGTTCAGTGATCTTCAAGGAAAACAAGGAATTCTTTATACATACAGGCACGCACACACTCTCACACAAACAGTGATGTGGGGGGTCCTTTTGGAATAGCGAGCAAAGCACTTTCAGCCACTTTCCCCAGGACATTTGGATGGTGTCTTCAAATTCTATTTTGCGTTCAATTTAGTGGAATTTAGTGTATTCACATAAGACCAAAAGAGATTCGaattaaaggaaaatataagtgtctggtaaaaaaaaataaaaagaaacaaagacatATAAGGGGAACACTACTGAAATCCAGGAAAGTCGAAACTCGAAAGAGCTTCACTcttccattaattattttagaaattctCGAGTTTGTAATTGAagaattcttaaatattttcttctgGGATTTAGCTAAGTAGTATCGGGAACACTtgttgttaaatgattaatatgGTAAATTAGCATTCAACATAAGGTTaggattttaaatttcaataattgtTTGTTCATTCACGAGTCAGTCGAAATAAGAGAAcattaaatatacatttttcaatatatttaatacatAATTTGAGTTTAAGAAGCATAATTAATAATCCTTAACAAGTGTTCTTCcctaattttcttgaaatctaaaattatccttaaaacataattaaaggATAATTTTAGGCACAAAATATGTTATAAAATCACGGATGTCCTTAGAACatataacaataatttaattattaaaacacatcaaaaaaatccgaaaaaaaaaggatactCTATTTAAGATTGACGAAGTTAAATTCAGAATAACgtaattattacattattttaatcataatttagtagcttttcttttttaaaattacacaaGAAATCATTTGaaacctttcattttttttttcttcttttgtttgattttgaatgcCATCTAAGAATATACAGGAAGACCATCCACACAGATGGTTTTAACTTCAACGAATTGATAGAGACTGTACAGCACTAACTTGGACGTGATTGAAGCATAAAAGATACTGAAAATCTTGGAACTTTTTGAACAGAGAAGGTTCACTCCTGCTGGCCCTCTCTTTCAATTCAAGACAAAGAAGTCCCTGTGGCCTGTGATTGAGGTAGAAAAAGATTTTGCTCAGTATTATTGTAGtagttatcttttaaaattttaaaaaaaatatatattgaaataatatttattattattttttaaaatttatttttgatattaacaccttaaaataatctgaaaacacaaaaaaaaaatattttaaagcaaataaaaaacaaaaaaatattttttttgaaaaatattttgaatcaaagcaccaacaaaaaataacattattgtAGGGTTTATCACATATAATCACCTTTTGAGCTGGGAAATCTGTCACATATTTCCATGTCAAGCAATATATAATCTACAGTTCTATCTTACTAATGTGATACGAacaaggaaatatatatatgtcaacTTGCTCAACTTTGTGTCTCTCTTgactaattaattttgtttgaaattcaGTTTAATTCCCATTATTTTCTTCagctgaaaagaaaattgatttcaCTTTCCATTTTTTCCCACTATACCTTTACACAGgaatcaatttcttttatgaCTAGCTACATGATATACATTTATTAATTTCCTACACTCAACAAAACACTACGTACTCACTTTCTTCAAGGATGGTTTCAAGCCCTGGCTGCCACCTTGATGAAGAGTTGACTCCACACAGAGCAACACTTTGCATGCCCAAGAAGCATATCTCTTCTACTGCTATCTTCTTCTTGGATAGCAATTCTTGAAGCTGTTGCTTTGTTAGAATCATTTTAACTCTCTTTGAACCACTTGTGTTATCCATGCTTACTAAAGTAGGAGAATGATCGCCAGCAACTCTAAAAGGCCTGCCCAGGTTCCATATGGGAAAACAATGATGATCATTATTTCCATAGCCCTTGATGAATATAGACCTCGTATAATCCAAAATCTCTCCATTAGTCTTCATGACCCTTAAAACATCTTCATGCCTAGTTGTGGTTGACTGAGAGCAAGACTTTCTCTTGGTGAGTTGGTGCAAAGCAAAGCAATTGCCCATTGTTCTTCAAAGAGGTGGTGTAATGGAGAGGACAGAGATAAAACTTTGTGTGATGGGGAAGAGAGCGAGAAGTTTTAAGGGGAGATGTGAAATATTGTTACGTCAAACGTTTTGTAGATGAAAAGGTTGTTCATTTGTTAAGGATTTGTAAGTGGGCATGTTACTTTCTGTTTTGAAAGGGTGTTAATTTGGATAGACAAACTGGAAACTAGTAGCGTAATGCATGGAAGTATGGGACTAAAGAAAATCGTTGTATGAAATGTGTATAATACAAAAAGGGGGAGAATTTTGTCACCAAGCTTACAATGCAAGCGATGGTCGGAGGAACGTGCGTCTTTTGGCTTTGCTCATTTGACATCCCTCCATATTTACATCAAACCTTGTTCAATACAGTTTCACATTAATTTGTGGCTAataaattgtgtgtgtgtgtgtgaaaggATTTAGGAAACACTAGCAATGGGAGGTCAGGAAATTGTACAAAGGGGGAGAAGTGGTAATCAGTAAAGCTAGCGAGTTGAGAAATCATGTTTTGCCTACGCTCATAAAGCTAATAAGCATTGAGGAGAGAGTATTTtcgttattttcaatttcatctctttaattttgagaatatattttttaaaatgaaaaagaaatcgGTAAAAATAATTGTAAGGATTATGAGAATATAATACTTTATATAGAGGAAATGTGTTTTTTGTTACGGCTTGCTGAGATTTGTTGTTGACGAACTCGCATAAAAACTTCAATGAATTTGTTGGTTTTTTGGTCTAATTGTAGTTGGAATTATAATTGGAATTATAATACATTGTTTTAAAACACTGACatattatatagataattgGATGTTCAGtgggtgtttgtttttgtgttcaaaaaatatttttaaaaattcttgaattttttttgttttaaattaatttgtttatgattttggatcattttaatatgttgatattaaaaataaattttaaaaaataaaaaataaatattatttaaatgcattttcaagtaaaaattactttgaaaaataactgttATCCTAATCTAAAACATACTTTAATAAAAAGACACTA is a window encoding:
- the LOC7490701 gene encoding uncharacterized protein LOC7490701 isoform X1, whose product is MGNCFALHQLTKRKSCSQSTTTRHEDVLRVMKTNGEILDYTRSIFIKGYGNNDHHCFPIWNLGRPFRVAGDHSPTLVSMDNTSGSKRVKMILTKQQLQELLSKKKIAVEEICFLGMQSVALCGVNSSSRWQPGLETILEESEPQGLLCLELKERASRSEPSLFKKFQDFQYLLCFNHVQVSAVQSLSIR
- the LOC7490701 gene encoding uncharacterized protein LOC7490701 isoform X2, with protein sequence MGNCFALHQLTKRKSCSQSTTTRHEDVLRVMKTNGEILDYTRSIFIKGYGNNDHHCFPIWNLGRPFRVAGDHSPTLVSMDNTSGSKRVKMILTKQQLQELLSKKKIAVEEICFLGMQSVALCGVNSSSRWQPGLETILEESHRDFFVLN